One stretch of Labrenzia sp. CE80 DNA includes these proteins:
- a CDS encoding nitrogen regulation protein NR(II), with amino-acid sequence MTPESLSKGRMAALASDGPTILDSLPHPVLLVAPDGVIESANMAAEIFMRSSVSYLRRHPIDYFVPFGSPLLTLIDQVRDRGAAVNEYKVDIGSPRIGAPKIVDINAAPVAERPGAVVLMFQERSMAEKIDRQLTSRGAARTVTGLASMLAHEIKNPLSGIRGAAQLLEQSVPNEDRALTRLITDETDRIVKLVDRMEVFSDERPIEREPVNIHVVLDHVKRLADSGFARNKRILEAYDPSLPPVFANRDQLIQVFLNLIKNASEAIGDDPDGEIRITTAFRPGIRLSVPGTAERVSLPLEFCVQDNGPGVPEDLLPHLFEPFITTKTNGSGLGLALVAKIIGDHGGVIECDSQPRKTVFRILMPAFVEPEAPSSDRTE; translated from the coding sequence ATGACGCCTGAGTCCCTTTCAAAAGGACGTATGGCCGCGCTGGCCAGCGATGGCCCGACGATCTTGGATTCGCTTCCACACCCGGTGCTGCTTGTTGCGCCCGATGGTGTGATCGAGTCCGCCAACATGGCGGCGGAAATCTTCATGCGGTCCAGCGTCTCTTATCTGCGGCGCCATCCCATCGATTATTTCGTGCCCTTTGGAAGTCCGCTGCTGACTCTGATTGATCAGGTGCGTGACCGCGGTGCTGCGGTCAACGAATACAAGGTAGATATCGGCTCGCCGCGTATCGGCGCGCCGAAGATCGTCGACATCAATGCAGCTCCCGTGGCTGAGCGTCCTGGAGCTGTCGTGTTGATGTTCCAGGAACGCTCCATGGCGGAGAAGATTGATCGTCAGTTGACCTCACGTGGTGCGGCTCGCACGGTGACCGGCCTCGCGTCCATGCTTGCACATGAGATCAAGAACCCGCTCTCGGGGATACGGGGTGCCGCGCAGCTGCTTGAACAATCGGTTCCGAATGAGGACCGGGCACTGACCCGGCTGATCACCGATGAGACCGACCGGATTGTGAAGCTGGTCGATCGCATGGAAGTCTTCTCTGATGAGCGCCCGATCGAACGCGAGCCGGTGAATATCCACGTGGTCCTTGATCACGTGAAACGCCTGGCTGATAGCGGTTTTGCGCGGAACAAGCGGATTCTGGAAGCCTATGACCCCTCTCTTCCGCCGGTTTTTGCCAACCGAGATCAGTTGATTCAGGTCTTCCTCAACCTGATCAAGAATGCAAGCGAGGCGATCGGTGACGATCCGGATGGCGAGATTCGGATCACAACGGCGTTTCGTCCCGGCATCCGACTGTCGGTGCCCGGAACTGCCGAGCGCGTTTCACTGCCTTTGGAATTCTGTGTTCAGGACAATGGTCCTGGCGTTCCAGAAGACCTGCTGCCTCATCTGTTCGAACCCTTCATCACCACCAAGACCAACGGGTCTGGTCTCGGTCTGGCGCTCGTCGCCAAGATCATCGGTGATCACGGCGGGGTTATTGAATGCGACAGTCAGCCACGCAAAACCGTCTTCCGGATCTTGATGCCGGCTTTTGTTGAACCTGAGGCTCCCTCCAGCGACAGGACCGAATGA
- the ntrC gene encoding nitrogen regulation protein NR(I), whose product MPTGTILVADDDAAIRTVLNQALSRAGYTVRLTSNATTLWRWVSSGDGDLVITDVVMPDENIFDVLPRIKKLRPDLPVLVMSAQNTFMTAIRASEKGAYEYLPKPFDLKELTSIVSRALEEPKVRRPVEIDDMGEGMPLVGRSPAMQEIYRVLARLMQTDLTVMINGESGTGKELVARALHDYGKRRNGPFVAINMAAIPRDLIEAELFGHEKGAFTGAQHRSSGRFEQADGGTLFLDEIGDMPMEAQTRLLRVLQQGEYTTVGGRTPIKTDVRIVAATNKDLRQLINQGLFREDLYFRLNVVPIRLPPLRERVEDIPDLVRHFFSIAEKEGLPAKQIDQPALNLLRRYRWPGNVRELENLVRRLAALYPQDVIGEAMLEQELSQPAVSPLEEESAESINLGASVERYLGGYFDNYGDALPPPGLYHRILREVEYPLISAALAATRGNQIKAAELLGVNRNTLRKKIRDLDIQVMRSAR is encoded by the coding sequence ATGCCGACAGGCACCATCCTTGTAGCCGATGACGATGCGGCGATCCGTACCGTCCTCAACCAGGCCCTTTCCCGCGCGGGTTATACCGTTCGCCTGACATCGAATGCGACCACCCTTTGGAGGTGGGTCAGCTCGGGCGACGGGGATCTCGTGATTACCGATGTCGTGATGCCCGACGAAAACATCTTCGACGTGTTGCCGCGGATCAAGAAGCTTCGCCCGGATCTCCCCGTGCTCGTTATGAGTGCGCAGAATACCTTCATGACGGCCATCAGGGCGTCGGAGAAGGGCGCCTATGAGTATCTTCCCAAGCCGTTCGACCTCAAGGAGCTGACGAGCATCGTTAGCCGCGCTCTCGAGGAACCGAAGGTCCGTCGCCCGGTCGAGATCGACGACATGGGCGAGGGCATGCCGCTGGTCGGACGGTCTCCTGCGATGCAGGAGATCTATCGCGTGCTTGCGCGGCTGATGCAGACTGATCTGACTGTGATGATCAATGGCGAGTCGGGCACCGGCAAAGAGCTCGTGGCACGTGCGCTTCACGACTATGGAAAGCGGCGCAACGGTCCCTTCGTTGCGATCAATATGGCAGCCATTCCGCGCGATCTGATCGAGGCGGAACTGTTCGGACATGAAAAGGGCGCCTTCACCGGCGCACAGCATCGTAGCTCCGGCCGCTTCGAGCAGGCCGATGGCGGTACTCTGTTTCTCGACGAAATCGGCGATATGCCCATGGAGGCGCAGACGCGTTTGTTGCGCGTTCTTCAGCAGGGCGAATACACGACCGTTGGGGGGCGTACACCTATCAAGACGGACGTGCGCATCGTTGCCGCGACAAACAAGGATCTGCGGCAACTGATCAACCAAGGCCTCTTTCGAGAAGATCTCTATTTCCGCCTGAATGTCGTTCCGATCCGGTTGCCGCCGCTGCGTGAACGCGTCGAAGATATTCCAGATCTCGTCCGGCACTTTTTCTCCATCGCGGAAAAAGAAGGATTGCCGGCGAAGCAGATCGATCAGCCGGCGCTCAACCTCCTTCGCCGCTATCGTTGGCCGGGCAACGTCCGTGAACTCGAAAACCTGGTTCGGCGGCTGGCGGCTCTATACCCGCAAGACGTGATCGGCGAGGCAATGCTCGAGCAAGAGCTGAGCCAGCCAGCCGTTTCCCCGCTTGAAGAAGAAAGCGCTGAAAGCATCAATCTTGGCGCGTCGGTCGAGCGATATCTTGGCGGTTACTTCGACAACTATGGGGATGCGCTTCCACCTCCTGGGCTCTATCACCGCATTCTGCGCGAGGTGGAATACCCATTGATCAGCGCTGCCTTGGCGGCGACGCGAGGCAATCAAATCAAGGCCGCCGAGCTTCTTGGCGTGAACCGGAATACCTTGCGCAAGAAGATCCGTGACCTGGATATTCAGGTGATGCGGTCAGCCCGATAA